A window from Pseudomonas sp. Tri1 encodes these proteins:
- a CDS encoding type II toxin-antitoxin system VapC family toxin — MFLLDTNVISELRKPQADKNVQAWARSVPAPSLYVSAITVLELETGVLRFERKDPTQGSRLRAWLDNHVIPAFAGRILAVDRAVALRCARLHVPDRSNECDALIAATALVHGLTVVTRNVSDFQGSGVALFNPWSN; from the coding sequence ATGTTTTTACTCGATACCAATGTCATTTCGGAACTGCGTAAACCCCAGGCAGACAAAAACGTCCAAGCCTGGGCGCGCAGCGTCCCCGCTCCCAGCCTGTATGTCTCAGCGATTACCGTATTGGAACTGGAAACCGGCGTATTGCGCTTCGAACGCAAGGACCCGACGCAAGGCAGTCGCCTGCGGGCCTGGCTGGATAATCATGTGATACCCGCCTTTGCCGGCAGGATCCTGGCCGTGGACCGCGCCGTCGCACTGCGTTGCGCGCGCCTGCATGTACCCGACCGCAGCAATGAGTGCGACGCACTGATTGCCGCTACCGCGCTGGTCCATGGCCTGACCGTGGTGACCCGCAACGTGAGTGATTTCCAAGGCAGCGGCGTGGCGCTGTTC
- a CDS encoding type II toxin-antitoxin system Phd/YefM family antitoxin, with protein sequence MSITTISSREFNHDTSGAKKATREGPVIITDRGKPAHVLLSIEEYQKLTGIGPSIVELLVMPDAPDIDFDTERAVITPRSVDLS encoded by the coding sequence ATGTCCATCACGACCATCTCCAGCCGCGAATTCAACCACGACACAAGTGGTGCCAAAAAAGCTACGCGTGAAGGCCCGGTTATCATCACCGACCGTGGCAAGCCGGCCCATGTGCTGCTAAGCATTGAGGAGTACCAGAAACTGACCGGCATTGGCCCCAGTATTGTCGAGTTGCTGGTCATGCCCGATGCGCCGGATATCGATTTCGATACCGAGCGTGCCGTCATTACTCCCCGTTCGGTGGACCTGTCCTGA
- the ccoP gene encoding cytochrome-c oxidase, cbb3-type subunit III, whose translation MTTFWSLYVTVLSLGTIFALTWLLLSTRKGQRAEQTDETVGHSFDGIEEYDNPLPKWWFMLFVGTIVFALGYLALYPGLGNWKGLLPGYNYLDTEKQTAFANGQTGWTGVHEWEKEMARSDAKFGPIFAKFASMPIEEVAKDPQALKMGGRLFASNCSVCHGSDAKGAYGFPNLTDADWRWGGEPETIKTTIMGGRHAVMPGWAAVVGEQGVADVASYLVTGLHGRKLPEGAKADPANGQKLFAANCVACHGPAGKGTPAMGAPDLTHPAAFIYGSSFAQLQQTIRYGRQGQMPAQADLQGNDKVHLLAAYVYSLSHGEKAPASDAQ comes from the coding sequence ATGACTACGTTCTGGAGTCTGTACGTCACAGTCCTCAGTCTGGGAACAATCTTCGCCCTGACCTGGCTGCTGTTGTCGACCCGCAAGGGCCAGCGCGCCGAGCAAACGGACGAGACCGTTGGTCACTCGTTCGATGGCATCGAGGAATATGACAACCCACTGCCAAAATGGTGGTTCATGCTGTTCGTGGGCACCATTGTGTTCGCCCTCGGTTACCTGGCGCTCTACCCTGGCCTGGGCAACTGGAAAGGCTTGCTGCCAGGCTACAACTACCTGGACACCGAGAAGCAGACCGCCTTCGCCAACGGCCAGACCGGCTGGACCGGCGTTCATGAGTGGGAAAAGGAAATGGCGCGTTCGGACGCCAAGTTCGGTCCGATCTTCGCCAAGTTCGCCTCCATGCCGATCGAAGAAGTCGCCAAGGACCCGCAAGCCCTGAAGATGGGTGGCCGCCTGTTCGCCTCCAACTGCTCGGTCTGCCACGGTTCCGACGCCAAGGGTGCCTATGGTTTTCCCAACCTGACCGACGCCGACTGGCGCTGGGGCGGCGAGCCGGAAACCATCAAGACCACCATCATGGGCGGTCGTCACGCCGTGATGCCGGGCTGGGCTGCCGTGGTCGGCGAGCAAGGCGTCGCTGACGTGGCTTCCTACCTGGTGACCGGCCTGCACGGCCGCAAGCTGCCGGAAGGCGCCAAGGCCGATCCGGCCAACGGCCAGAAACTGTTCGCGGCCAACTGCGTGGCCTGCCACGGTCCAGCTGGCAAGGGCACGCCCGCCATGGGCGCACCTGACCTGACGCATCCGGCTGCGTTCATCTATGGTTCGAGCTTCGCTCAGTTGCAGCAGACCATCCGCTACGGCCGCCAGGGCCAGATGCCTGCCCAAGCTGACCTGCAAGGCAACGACAAGGTCCACTTGCTGGCCGCCTATGTCTACAGCCTGTCTCATGGCGAAAAGGCTCCGGCCTCTGACGCCCAGTAA
- a CDS encoding CcoQ/FixQ family Cbb3-type cytochrome c oxidase assembly chaperone, giving the protein MDIGMIRGLGTVVVMVAFIGLALWVFSPKRKSEFEDATLLPFADDPEAIKHVEQASRSNKE; this is encoded by the coding sequence ATGGATATCGGGATGATTCGTGGCCTGGGCACCGTCGTCGTGATGGTGGCCTTTATCGGTCTGGCCTTGTGGGTGTTCAGCCCCAAGCGCAAGTCGGAGTTTGAAGACGCGACCTTGCTGCCATTCGCGGATGATCCCGAAGCCATCAAGCACGTCGAGCAAGCTTCTAGGAGTAACAAAGAATGA
- the ccoO gene encoding cytochrome-c oxidase, cbb3-type subunit II, with protein MKHEVVEKNIGLLAFFMVIAVSIGGLTQIVPLFFQDVTNKPVEGMKPRTALELEGRDIYIANGCVGCHSQMIRPFRAETERYGHYSVAGESVWDHPFLWGSKRTGPDLARVGGRYSDDWQRAHLYNPRNVVPESKMPAYPFLVENKLDGKDTAKKMEVLRTLGVPYTDEDIAGAKDAVKGKTEMDALVAYLQGLGTIIKSKR; from the coding sequence ATGAAGCATGAAGTAGTAGAGAAGAATATAGGCCTGCTGGCCTTCTTCATGGTCATCGCCGTCAGCATCGGCGGCCTGACCCAGATCGTTCCGCTGTTTTTCCAGGACGTGACCAACAAGCCGGTCGAAGGCATGAAGCCGCGTACCGCCCTTGAACTGGAAGGCCGCGACATCTATATCGCCAACGGCTGTGTCGGCTGCCACTCGCAGATGATCCGTCCGTTCCGCGCCGAGACCGAACGCTACGGCCACTACTCGGTGGCCGGTGAAAGCGTCTGGGACCACCCGTTCCTGTGGGGTTCCAAGCGTACTGGTCCGGACCTGGCCCGCGTTGGCGGCCGCTACTCCGACGACTGGCAACGTGCGCACCTGTACAACCCGCGCAACGTGGTACCTGAGTCGAAAATGCCGGCCTACCCGTTCCTCGTAGAAAACAAGCTCGACGGCAAAGACACCGCCAAGAAAATGGAAGTCTTGCGTACCCTGGGCGTGCCTTACACCGACGAAGACATCGCCGGTGCAAAGGATGCGGTCAAGGGCAAGACCGAAATGGACGCGCTGGTGGCCTATCTGCAAGGCCTGGGCACCATCATCAAAAGCAAACGGTGA
- the ccoN gene encoding cytochrome-c oxidase, cbb3-type subunit I, with the protein MSTAISPTAYNYKVVRQFAIMTVVWGILGMGLGVFIASQLVWPELNFGLPWTTFGRLRPLHTNLVIFAFGGCALFATSYYVVQRTCQTRLISDSLAAFTFWGWQAVIVGAIVTLPLGYTTTKEYAELEWPLAILLAIVWVTYALVFFGTIVKRNTKHIYVGNWFYGAFILVTAMLHIVNHASLPVSFFKSYSAYSGATDAMIQWWYGHNAVGFFLTTGFLGMMYYFVPKQAERPIYSYRLSIVHFWALITLYIWAGPHHLHYTALPDWAQSLGMAMSIILLAPSWGGMINGMMTLSGAWHKLRTDPILRFLVVSLAFYGMSTFEGPMMAIKTVNSLSHYTDWTIGHVHAGALGWVAMISIGAIYHMIPKLFGRAQMHSTSLINAHFWLATIGTVLYIASMWVNGITQGLMWRAINDDGTLTYSFVEALQASHPGFIVRALGGAFFASGMLFMAYNVYRTVRASDPAEAEAAAKIAVVGAH; encoded by the coding sequence ATGAGCACAGCAATCAGTCCGACTGCTTATAACTATAAGGTAGTCCGCCAGTTCGCCATCATGACGGTGGTCTGGGGGATCCTTGGCATGGGGCTCGGTGTCTTCATCGCCTCGCAACTGGTCTGGCCGGAGTTGAATTTCGGTCTGCCATGGACGACGTTTGGACGCCTGCGCCCGCTGCACACCAACCTGGTGATTTTCGCCTTCGGTGGTTGTGCATTGTTTGCCACTTCCTATTACGTCGTGCAGCGAACCTGCCAAACGCGACTGATTTCCGACAGCCTCGCCGCCTTCACCTTCTGGGGTTGGCAAGCGGTGATCGTCGGGGCGATCGTAACCTTGCCACTGGGTTACACCACCACCAAGGAATACGCAGAGCTGGAATGGCCCCTGGCTATCCTGCTGGCCATCGTCTGGGTGACCTACGCGCTGGTGTTCTTCGGCACCATCGTCAAGCGCAACACCAAGCATATCTATGTCGGTAACTGGTTCTACGGTGCCTTCATCCTCGTGACAGCCATGCTGCACATCGTCAACCACGCCTCCCTGCCAGTCAGCTTCTTCAAGTCGTACTCGGCCTACTCGGGCGCGACCGATGCGATGATCCAGTGGTGGTACGGCCACAACGCCGTGGGCTTCTTCCTGACCACCGGCTTCCTGGGGATGATGTACTACTTCGTGCCAAAACAGGCCGAGCGTCCGATCTATTCCTATCGCCTGTCCATCGTGCACTTCTGGGCACTGATCACCCTGTACATCTGGGCTGGTCCACACCACCTGCACTACACCGCGCTGCCGGACTGGGCGCAGTCCCTCGGCATGGCGATGTCGATCATCCTGCTGGCACCAAGCTGGGGCGGCATGATCAACGGCATGATGACCTTGTCGGGTGCCTGGCATAAGTTGCGCACCGACCCGATCCTGCGCTTTCTGGTGGTATCCCTGGCGTTCTACGGCATGTCGACCTTCGAGGGGCCGATGATGGCCATCAAGACCGTCAACTCCTTGAGCCACTACACCGATTGGACCATCGGCCACGTACACGCCGGCGCACTCGGCTGGGTAGCGATGATTTCCATCGGCGCCATCTACCACATGATCCCGAAACTGTTCGGTCGTGCGCAGATGCACAGCACCAGCCTGATCAACGCGCACTTCTGGCTCGCGACCATCGGCACCGTGCTCTACATCGCCTCGATGTGGGTCAACGGCATCACCCAGGGCCTGATGTGGCGTGCAATCAACGACGACGGCACCCTGACCTACTCGTTCGTAGAAGCGCTGCAAGCCAGCCATCCTGGCTTCATCGTGCGAGCCCTGGGCGGCGCGTTCTTCGCCAGCGGCATGCTGTTCATGGCCTACAACGTGTATCGCACCGTTCGTGCCTCTGACCCGGCTGAAGCTGAAGCCGCCGCCAAGATCGCCGTAGTTGGAGCTCACTGA
- the ccoP gene encoding cytochrome-c oxidase, cbb3-type subunit III has protein sequence MTTFWSTWICVLTIGSLIGLTWLLIGTRKGETKGSVDQTMGHSFDGIEEYDNPLPQWWFLLFAGTLVFSVGYLVLYPGLGNWKGILPGYENGWTGAHEWEKEMAKADAKFGPIFAKFAAMPVEEVAKDPQALKMGGRLFASNCSVCHGSDAKGAFGFPNLADSNWRWGGAADTIKATIMGGRMAAMPAWGEVLGDAGVKNVAAYVRHDLAGLPLPADSGADLQAGQQVFNTTCVACHGANGQGTEAMGAPNLTQPAGFIYGTGLAQLQQTIRHGRQGHMPAQNELLGNDKVQLLAAYVYSLSHNAGAERLQAQSKSE, from the coding sequence ATGACCACCTTCTGGAGTACGTGGATCTGCGTACTGACCATCGGCAGCCTGATCGGCCTGACCTGGCTGCTGATCGGCACCCGCAAGGGCGAAACCAAAGGCAGCGTCGACCAGACCATGGGCCACAGCTTCGACGGCATCGAGGAATACGACAACCCGCTGCCGCAGTGGTGGTTCCTGTTGTTTGCCGGCACCCTGGTGTTTTCCGTCGGCTACCTGGTCCTGTATCCGGGCCTGGGCAATTGGAAAGGCATCCTGCCGGGCTACGAGAATGGCTGGACCGGCGCCCATGAATGGGAAAAGGAAATGGCCAAGGCCGACGCCAAGTTCGGGCCGATCTTCGCCAAGTTCGCCGCGATGCCCGTGGAAGAAGTCGCCAAGGACCCGCAGGCCTTGAAGATGGGTGGCCGTCTGTTCGCCTCCAACTGCTCGGTCTGCCACGGCTCGGACGCCAAGGGTGCATTCGGCTTCCCGAACCTGGCCGACAGCAACTGGCGTTGGGGAGGCGCGGCCGACACCATCAAGGCCACCATCATGGGCGGCCGCATGGCCGCGATGCCGGCCTGGGGCGAAGTGCTGGGGGACGCTGGAGTCAAGAACGTGGCGGCCTATGTGCGCCACGACTTGGCCGGCCTGCCTCTGCCGGCGGACAGCGGTGCCGATCTGCAAGCTGGCCAGCAGGTGTTCAACACCACCTGCGTCGCCTGCCACGGCGCCAACGGCCAGGGTACCGAAGCCATGGGCGCGCCCAACCTGACGCAACCAGCCGGCTTCATCTATGGCACCGGCCTGGCACAGTTGCAGCAAACCATTCGACATGGCCGCCAAGGCCATATGCCAGCGCAGAATGAACTGCTGGGCAACGACAAAGTGCAATTGCTGGCCGCCTACGTCTACAGCCTGTCCCACAACGCGGGCGCCGAACGCCTGCAAGCGCAAAGCAAAAGCGAATAA
- a CDS encoding CcoQ/FixQ family Cbb3-type cytochrome c oxidase assembly chaperone — translation MVLEMSTGMIRGLGTVVVFVAFIGLTLWVFSSKRGPEFAQARLLPFADEPPTDIANPQDPATRSTRP, via the coding sequence ATGGTTCTTGAAATGAGTACAGGAATGATCCGCGGCCTGGGCACGGTCGTGGTGTTCGTGGCCTTCATCGGCCTGACCCTCTGGGTATTCAGCAGCAAGCGCGGTCCGGAGTTCGCCCAGGCGCGCCTGCTGCCGTTCGCCGACGAGCCACCCACCGACATCGCCAATCCCCAAGACCCTGCAACAAGGAGTACCCGGCCATGA
- the ccoO gene encoding cytochrome-c oxidase, cbb3-type subunit II, giving the protein MKHETIEKNVGLLMLLMVLAVSIGGLTQIVPLFFQDVTNKPVDGMKPYTALQLEGRDIYIREGCVGCHSQMIRPFRAETERYGHYSVAGESVWDHPFLWGSKRTGPDLARVGARYSDDWHRAHLYNPRNVVPESKMPAYPWLVTQAVDSSHTEGKLRAMRTLGVPYTDDDIAGSVASLKGKTEMDALVAYLQVLGTAIKSKR; this is encoded by the coding sequence ATGAAACACGAGACAATCGAAAAAAACGTCGGCCTGCTGATGCTGCTGATGGTCCTGGCCGTGAGCATTGGCGGCCTGACCCAGATCGTGCCGCTGTTCTTCCAGGATGTGACCAATAAACCGGTGGACGGCATGAAGCCCTACACCGCCCTGCAACTGGAAGGCCGCGACATCTACATTCGCGAAGGCTGCGTCGGCTGCCACTCGCAGATGATCCGCCCGTTCCGCGCCGAGACCGAGCGCTACGGCCACTATTCGGTAGCCGGTGAAAGCGTCTGGGACCACCCATTCCTGTGGGGCTCCAAGCGTACCGGACCGGACTTGGCCCGGGTCGGCGCCCGCTACTCCGATGACTGGCACCGCGCGCACTTGTATAACCCGCGCAACGTCGTGCCTGAGTCGAAAATGCCGGCCTACCCATGGCTGGTCACGCAGGCGGTGGACAGCAGCCACACCGAAGGCAAGCTGCGCGCCATGCGCACCCTGGGCGTGCCCTACACCGACGACGACATCGCCGGCAGCGTGGCCTCGCTCAAGGGCAAGACCGAAATGGACGCACTGGTGGCCTACCTGCAAGTGCTTGGCACTGCCATCAAGAGCAAGAGGTGA
- the ccoN gene encoding cytochrome-c oxidase, cbb3-type subunit I: MNTSISTAYNYKVVRQFAIMTVVWGIVGMGLGVFLAAQLVWPQLNFDLPWTSFGRLRPLHTNAVIFAFGGCALFASSFYSVQRTCQTQLFAPKIAAFCFWGWQLVILLAAISLPLGYTSSKEYAELEWPIDILITIVWVAYAIVFFGTVAKRNTKHIYVGNWFFGGFILTVAILHIVNNLELPVSFTKSYSVYAGATDAMVQWWYGHNAVGFFLTAGFLGMMYYFVPKQAERPVYSYRLSIVHFWALITLYIWAGPHHLHYTALPDWAQSLGMVMSLILLAPSWGGMINGMMTLSGAWHKLRSDPILRFLVVSLAFYGMSTFEGPMMAIKTVNALSHYTDWTIGHVHAGALGWVAMISIGALYHMIPKVFGRPQMHSIGLINAHFWLATIGTVLYIASMWVNGIAQGLMWRAVNEDGTLTYSFVETLAASHPGFVVRLAGGAIFLIGMLLMAYNTWRTVRAYQPAEAAAAAQMA, from the coding sequence ATGAACACTTCTATCAGTACCGCCTACAACTACAAGGTGGTCCGCCAATTCGCCATTATGACGGTGGTGTGGGGCATCGTCGGCATGGGGCTCGGGGTTTTTCTCGCGGCCCAATTGGTCTGGCCACAACTCAACTTCGATTTGCCATGGACCAGCTTCGGCCGCTTGCGCCCACTGCACACTAACGCAGTGATCTTCGCCTTCGGCGGCTGCGCCCTGTTCGCCAGTTCGTTCTACTCGGTGCAACGCACCTGCCAGACCCAGCTGTTCGCGCCGAAAATCGCCGCGTTCTGCTTCTGGGGCTGGCAACTGGTGATCCTGCTGGCGGCTATCAGCCTGCCACTGGGCTACACCAGTTCCAAGGAATACGCTGAACTGGAATGGCCGATCGACATCCTGATCACCATTGTCTGGGTCGCTTACGCCATTGTGTTCTTCGGCACCGTAGCCAAGCGCAACACCAAGCACATCTACGTCGGTAACTGGTTCTTCGGCGGGTTTATCCTGACCGTGGCGATCCTGCACATCGTCAACAACCTGGAACTGCCGGTGAGCTTCACCAAGTCCTATTCGGTATACGCCGGGGCCACCGACGCGATGGTGCAATGGTGGTATGGCCACAACGCCGTGGGCTTCTTCCTCACCGCAGGCTTCCTGGGGATGATGTACTACTTCGTGCCGAAACAGGCCGAGCGCCCGGTGTACTCCTATCGCTTGTCCATCGTGCACTTCTGGGCACTGATCACCCTGTACATCTGGGCGGGCCCGCACCACCTGCACTACACCGCGCTGCCAGACTGGGCTCAGTCCCTGGGCATGGTGATGTCACTGATCCTGCTGGCACCAAGCTGGGGCGGCATGATCAACGGCATGATGACGCTCTCGGGGGCCTGGCATAAGTTACGCAGCGACCCGATCCTGCGCTTTCTGGTGGTATCCCTGGCGTTCTACGGCATGTCGACCTTCGAAGGTCCGATGATGGCGATCAAGACCGTCAACGCCCTCTCCCACTACACCGACTGGACCATTGGCCACGTACACGCCGGCGCACTCGGCTGGGTGGCGATGATTTCCATCGGTGCGCTGTACCACATGATCCCGAAAGTCTTCGGTCGGCCGCAGATGCACAGCATCGGCCTGATCAACGCGCACTTCTGGCTCGCGACTATCGGCACCGTGCTGTACATCGCCTCCATGTGGGTCAACGGCATCGCCCAAGGCCTGATGTGGCGCGCGGTAAACGAGGACGGCACGCTTACCTACTCCTTCGTCGAAACCCTGGCGGCCAGCCACCCGGGCTTCGTCGTGCGACTGGCAGGCGGGGCGATCTTCCTCATCGGCATGCTGCTGATGGCCTACAACACCTGGCGCACCGTGCGGGCCTACCAGCCTGCCGAAGCCGCCGCTGCCGCGCAGATGGCCTGA
- a CDS encoding alpha/beta family hydrolase: MDKQHKASIDGDQWARCVAEHGWLWTAGQTVASAKAPTLVLAHGAGAPMDSGFMDEMAARLAAHGVNVLRFEFPYMAQRRLDGGKRPPNPAPKLLECWREVYATVRPYVAGRLAIGGKSMGGRMASLLADELGCDALVCLGYPFYAVGKPQKPRVEHLAALKTRTLIVQGERDALGNREAVQGYALSPSIEVMWLVAGDHDLKPLKASGFSHEQHLEAAAGKVAAFLLQD, encoded by the coding sequence ATGGACAAACAGCACAAGGCCAGTATTGACGGGGATCAATGGGCGCGATGTGTGGCCGAACACGGCTGGTTATGGACAGCCGGACAAACGGTTGCCAGCGCCAAGGCGCCGACCCTGGTCCTGGCCCATGGTGCCGGTGCGCCGATGGACAGCGGCTTCATGGATGAAATGGCTGCGCGCCTTGCCGCGCATGGCGTCAACGTGTTGCGTTTCGAGTTTCCCTACATGGCCCAGCGGCGCCTGGATGGGGGCAAGCGCCCACCCAACCCGGCACCGAAGCTGCTGGAGTGCTGGCGTGAGGTCTACGCCACGGTGCGGCCTTATGTCGCTGGGCGGCTGGCCATCGGCGGCAAGTCCATGGGTGGGCGCATGGCGAGTTTGCTCGCCGATGAGTTGGGCTGCGATGCGCTGGTGTGCCTGGGCTATCCCTTCTATGCGGTGGGCAAACCGCAGAAACCGCGGGTCGAACACCTGGCGGCGTTGAAGACCCGAACCTTGATCGTCCAGGGCGAGCGCGATGCGCTGGGCAATCGTGAGGCAGTGCAGGGATATGCCCTGTCACCGAGCATCGAGGTGATGTGGCTGGTGGCGGGGGATCATGACTTGAAGCCGTTGAAGGCTTCGGGGTTCAGTCATGAGCAGCATCTGGAGGCGGCTGCGGGCAAGGTGGCGGCGTTTCTTCTTCAGGATTGA
- a CDS encoding PAS domain-containing methyl-accepting chemotaxis protein, with amino-acid sequence MRNNQPVTQRERTFPAQQRLISTTDTKGVITYCNDAFVEISGFSKEELIRSPHNLVRHPDVPSAVFAHMWGTLKQGLPWMGIVKNRSKNGDHYWVNAYVTPVFEGNQVVGYESVRVKPTAEQIARAEALYQRINQGKSAVPRSDKWVPMLQDWLPFILVSQLSFVVGAFLNSHWGFALAAVLSVPLGLMGLQWQQRGLKRLLRLAEQTTSDPLIARMYTDSRGAQARLEMSILSQEARLKTCLTRLQDTAEHLNAQARQSNKLAHDSSSGLERQRVETEQVATAVNQMAATTQEVASHVQRTADATQEANRLTSRGRDIAGETREAIERLSVVVGETGQTVTQLAKDSDEIGGVVDVIKGIADQTNLLALNAAIEAARAGEMGRGFAVVADEVRQLAQRTSESTGQIHALIAKLQQTATNAVQTMDAGHRQAEEGVARVMEADAALVGISEAVANITDMTTQIAAATEEQSSVAEEISRNISNISELADQTSGQAHSSALLSEELTRTANTQYSLVERFNR; translated from the coding sequence ATGCGCAACAATCAACCTGTCACACAACGCGAAAGGACCTTTCCGGCCCAGCAACGCTTGATTTCCACCACTGATACCAAGGGCGTGATCACCTACTGCAACGACGCGTTCGTAGAGATCAGTGGTTTTTCAAAGGAAGAGCTGATCCGTTCACCACACAACCTGGTGCGTCATCCCGATGTCCCGTCAGCTGTGTTCGCGCACATGTGGGGCACGCTCAAGCAAGGCTTGCCATGGATGGGCATCGTCAAGAACCGCAGCAAGAACGGTGACCATTACTGGGTCAACGCCTACGTCACGCCTGTTTTCGAAGGCAATCAGGTGGTCGGCTACGAGTCAGTGCGGGTCAAACCCACCGCCGAGCAGATCGCCCGGGCCGAAGCGCTCTATCAACGCATCAACCAAGGCAAGTCCGCGGTCCCGCGCAGCGACAAATGGGTACCCATGCTGCAGGATTGGCTGCCGTTTATCCTGGTCAGCCAACTGAGCTTCGTCGTTGGCGCGTTCTTGAACTCCCACTGGGGCTTTGCCCTGGCCGCCGTGTTGTCGGTACCCTTGGGACTCATGGGCCTGCAATGGCAGCAACGCGGCCTCAAGCGACTGCTGCGCTTGGCCGAGCAAACCACTTCCGACCCGCTGATCGCCCGGATGTACACCGACAGCCGCGGTGCCCAGGCGCGCCTGGAGATGTCGATTCTCAGCCAGGAGGCTCGCCTGAAAACCTGCCTGACCCGTCTGCAGGACACCGCCGAGCATCTTAACGCTCAGGCACGCCAATCCAACAAGCTGGCCCACGACAGCTCCAGTGGCCTGGAGCGCCAACGGGTGGAAACCGAACAGGTCGCCACCGCCGTCAATCAGATGGCCGCGACCACCCAGGAAGTCGCCAGCCACGTGCAGCGCACGGCCGATGCCACCCAGGAAGCCAATCGCCTGACCAGTCGTGGTCGCGATATCGCCGGGGAAACCCGCGAAGCCATCGAGCGCCTGTCGGTGGTGGTTGGCGAGACAGGCCAGACCGTGACCCAACTGGCCAAGGACAGCGACGAGATCGGTGGCGTGGTGGATGTGATCAAAGGCATCGCCGACCAGACCAACCTGCTCGCCCTCAATGCTGCCATCGAAGCGGCCCGAGCCGGGGAGATGGGCCGTGGCTTTGCCGTGGTTGCCGATGAAGTGCGGCAATTGGCGCAACGCACCAGCGAATCCACCGGGCAGATCCACGCCCTGATCGCCAAGCTCCAGCAAACCGCCACCAATGCCGTGCAGACCATGGACGCCGGCCACCGCCAGGCCGAAGAAGGCGTGGCGCGGGTCATGGAGGCGGACGCGGCGCTGGTGGGAATCAGCGAAGCAGTGGCCAACATCACCGATATGACCACACAGATCGCTGCCGCTACCGAAGAGCAGAGTTCGGTGGCCGAAGAGATCAGCCGCAACATCAGCAACATCTCGGAGCTGGCCGATCAGACCTCGGGCCAGGCCCACAGCTCGGCGCTGCTGAGCGAAGAACTGACCCGAACAGCCAATACGCAGTATTCATTGGTGGAGCGGTTTAACCGCTGA
- a CDS encoding CPBP family intramembrane glutamic endopeptidase, giving the protein MPALPWPYLALLSIGYCLALAYGQLAWTAVISVALLLFAGYAVRQQPMPIGRFLGHVLFVVMALALALHWMPGFFNGRAIPAQRLTDDAAPFAMYLNQDKPLIGFWLLLACPWIVGRRSFRLSVYATALGLTLSAVLALGGAMLLGMIHWAPKWPDHAWLWVLNNLLLVTLVEEALFRGYIQGGLSRYFKHLSYGDNLALLLTSLLFGLVHVGAGWQWVLLSGLAGIGYGLAYRFGGLGAAIATHFGLNLLHFALFTYPMLA; this is encoded by the coding sequence ATGCCCGCTCTACCCTGGCCATACCTGGCCCTGCTTTCCATCGGCTATTGCCTGGCCCTGGCCTACGGCCAGTTGGCCTGGACCGCCGTCATCTCAGTCGCGCTACTGCTGTTCGCCGGGTATGCCGTTCGCCAGCAACCCATGCCAATCGGCCGGTTTCTCGGTCACGTTCTGTTCGTGGTCATGGCCCTGGCGTTGGCCTTGCATTGGATGCCAGGCTTTTTCAATGGACGGGCAATCCCTGCGCAACGCTTGACCGATGATGCCGCGCCATTTGCCATGTACCTGAACCAGGACAAACCGCTGATCGGATTCTGGCTGCTGCTGGCCTGCCCCTGGATCGTCGGCCGGCGATCATTTCGCCTGTCGGTCTATGCCACGGCCCTGGGTCTGACGCTGAGCGCGGTACTGGCCCTCGGTGGGGCGATGTTGCTGGGCATGATCCACTGGGCACCGAAATGGCCGGATCACGCCTGGTTGTGGGTGCTGAATAATCTTTTATTGGTGACCTTGGTAGAGGAAGCGCTGTTTCGTGGCTACATTCAGGGAGGCCTGAGCCGTTACTTCAAACACCTGAGTTACGGCGACAACCTGGCGTTACTGCTGACATCGCTGCTGTTCGGCCTGGTGCACGTCGGCGCAGGCTGGCAATGGGTGCTGCTGTCGGGCCTGGCAGGGATCGGTTATGGCCTGGCTTATCGTTTTGGCGGCCTGGGCGCCGCGATTGCCACCCATTTTGGCCTCAACCTGCTTCATTTCGCCCTATTTACCTACCCGATGCTGGCGTGA